GACCCAGAAAGGTGCCGAAGCCCAGAACCGTAACTGTTCAGCAGTGCCGCAGATGCTAGGCATCGGCCTGCGATGTGTGCTTTTCGCACATGAGCAGGCCGATAACAACGCAGATGTGGCACTGCTGGACAGTTACAATATGTGATCAGCCATCGGAAGGGTTACTCACCGTCAACTATCAACCGCAAACCGACAACCTGAGCAGTTGCCAAACAGGAATGATTGACTTCGTGAAATTGGCTGTGGTAAGCTTTGAAAAATGGCTTTCAATACAGTCATGGGTAAGAGCCAGCCCGTCGTCACCATTTTAAGGACATCTCATGAACACTATCGCAAACAACTTCATCAAAGACATAGACCGTTTGATTCCCAGACCCGATATCGCACTCGATGTCATGTCTCTAGCCAACCAGAGCGAATGTGATATTGCCGGTCTCTGCCGAAAAATCAACCAAGATCCGAGCCTGATGGCCAACATGCTTCGCCTGGCCAACTCCGCCTATTTCGGGCATATGAAGGAAATCTCTTCAATCCGCGATATCATCGTCCGCCTTGGCCTTGACAGCGTCCGAATGATTGCCATTACTTCTGCCTCGGCAGGGATACTCAAGACCCCCCAAGAAGCATACAATCTCGAACCAGGGGCCTTGTGGCGCCACTCCCATGCCACTGCCCTCTTGGCGGTCCTCATAGGCCGTCACGCTAAAATCGATGGCCTTTCAAGCCTTTACAGCGCCGGCCTTCTCCACGATGTGGGCAAGATCATCCTCAACCGGCACCTACAAGTTGAATCAATGAACCGCGGCGGCATCAACGATTACCCGACAATGCTTGCCCTTGAAAAGGCCCTACTCCATACTGATCACGCCAAAGTCGGAATAGCCTTACTCCATAAGTGGGGGTTGCCAGAAGCCATCATCGATCCCGTTGGCAGCCATCACAACCTTAGTGCTTGTCAGTATCATCTACCTCGCCAGATCATTTACCTGGCCAATCACCTGGCTGAAAGCATCGGTATCCCAAGTGGGGACGCCGAAAACTCCATCTATCTCGTCAAGGAGAGTTATGAGACCGCAGCGGACGGTTTACCGGAAATCCCTGGTTTCACAGAAAACATGGAAACTATCATCAATCTGTTTTACGAACAGTTTACAGGTGCCAGTACCCTAGAATTCACTTAGGGACGCGGAAAATACAAGGAAACCACCGATGAAATACCCTGAACGACGAATAGCATCAAGGGTTCCCGCTCAATTTCAGGTCAACTTCATCCATGATGGAGACTACCTGATTTCACACACCCGCGATATCTCCGTCGATGGAATGTTTCTTTACACCACCACGCCACCACCTGTAACTGAAAAGACGGAACTAACCTTTTCGATAGGCGATCTTCATAACGTGAAGTTCATGGCTGAAGTGATCTGGGTCAACCACACCAAATCAAAAAAAGACTCAGGTATGGCAATTCGC
The DNA window shown above is from Desulfobulbaceae bacterium and carries:
- a CDS encoding HDOD domain-containing protein; its protein translation is MNTIANNFIKDIDRLIPRPDIALDVMSLANQSECDIAGLCRKINQDPSLMANMLRLANSAYFGHMKEISSIRDIIVRLGLDSVRMIAITSASAGILKTPQEAYNLEPGALWRHSHATALLAVLIGRHAKIDGLSSLYSAGLLHDVGKIILNRHLQVESMNRGGINDYPTMLALEKALLHTDHAKVGIALLHKWGLPEAIIDPVGSHHNLSACQYHLPRQIIYLANHLAESIGIPSGDAENSIYLVKESYETAADGLPEIPGFTENMETIINLFYEQFTGASTLEFT